In Leptolyngbya sp. NIES-2104, the genomic window ACCAGAGGTATAAGGCAGTAACCAGCGCAGCACTGTAGAAACAAACTTAAATTTACGACTCAGCAACAGTTCTGTACCGTGAAAAGTAAACACCATCGGAATGTTTAGCAGTCGATTGACCGGAAACGCCATCAATCCATGCGGAAAGGGCCAATGAACTTGCAGCAAATCTGGTTTCTCGCGCCAACACACCCAAAACAGTTGCAAAGCACCTAAAACAATATACAGTGCAGCAACAATCAAATAAAACGGATTTTTGTTGATCTTATGGGGAGCGCCATCACGGGCTAGATTCTCAAATCGTTTTGGACAATAGCGAAATCGATGCACTCGAATTCCATCTAAAACATGGCTCTGGCTCCCTTCAAATGCCGGAGCAAATACCGTAAACCGCACACCCAGAGGCAGTAAACGCAGATTTGCTTCTCGAACAAAAGAGCCATGGCGTGCCGTTTCCGTTTGCGGATAGACCGATGTAACGACTAAGATTCGTTTTCCTTGCAGATTGGTCATAGCTTGAAGCACAAAGGATAGATTAGTCACCGCTAATCGGTGACTAAGAAATAGAGCAAGCGATCGCTACGGCTCACGAACAATTTCGCGATCGAGATGTAGATAAAATGTCTTTTTCCCGGCTTGGAACCCGACCTTGATCCCTTGAGCGATCGCGTGTCCATATCGTTCGATTTCTTGAATCCGTCTTTGCACAAAGAACCACCAGCACACTCTTGAAAAGTCGATCGCAGAAGTTGCAAGTCTACGCTTACCAAACTTACTGTCTCCCGTGTAGCGGGGATACCAAGGTGTCGGTGTCTCTGTAATGGAATGTCCTTTTGCTGCTAACACAGCAAGTAGATAGCGATGCGTTACAGTTTGAATCGGCAGATTGATCAGAATGTCTCGGCGAACGAGCTTGATCCAGTTCATATCATGAATGTTTAGACCAAACACAAGCCGACAGGCAGTATTGGCGAATGTTGATGCGAATACTTTTCCGTCTCCTCGACCTTGCCGCCAACCTGCAACACCATCAATTCCTGGTTCGCAAGCTTCAAGCAGTAGGGGTAAATCAACCTTTGGATCAGATTCTAAATCTGCTTGTCCCCAAAAGATCCAGTCTGTTTCGACGTGAGATAGAGCAGTTCTCCACACCTCTGTCACACCACGGCGACGAGGATGATGCACAACCTTCAAGAAGGAGTAAGATTGTGCTAACTGGGCAAGAATTTTAGCACTGTTGTCTGTGCTTCCATCGTTCACTAAAAGAACAGGTAGCGTAAATCCGAGCTTTTCAAAGGCTTGGTTGATTGAAGAGAACAATAATTCTAAATTACCTTCTTCGTTGAGGCAAGGGATTACAACAGTAACTGAACGGCTGTCAGCAGGCGGCAAGATGCCAGAGTGCTGAGGGGCTTTGGTGAATGAAGACATGTGAAACTCCTGATGATCTTTTGAGCGAAGTCACGCCTGCCGGATGATGGAGTCAAAATCCGCAGCGCGAGCTAGATGATTATTTCCAGGAACAGCAAATTTAGCGGTTCATTGAACAGCTCTTCGTCGCGAACAATGCTCTAAGCTTTTATCAAGCACTTCTGACTGTTATCTAACAGTTCCAAGACCGATTAGCCTTTCTTACTAAGCTATTATTTGAACTGCCTCTAAGCAACCATGACTCATGGCTTTTAAGCTTAGCGATAGAATCAGTGTTGAGTGCAAATGCGATTACTTGCTGTGTTAGAGAACACAAAACGGATGATTCAATAATCCTGAGCGAGAAGCGATATCTCTATCAATGCAATGAGTTCCTTGCTGGGATCAAGCAGTTCCTTAGCTTTTGATGGTCTAACCGCAAGGCTGCTAAGGGCTGAAACTGTTCTCGATCGCGCAAATCTAAAGGATAAGAACTCAGACAACTTGAGTAAAGTAACAAGTCACGCATCGGTGAATTAGCTCCGTAAGTGTGGGGCAACACAGGAAGAGCACTGTAAAATCGCTTTCCTAACAAGGAAGAACAATGTTCTAAAAAAGAAAGTTTGCACTCTTAGAAAAGCAATGCCTTGAGAAACAAGGCGCGGTAGATTCTTCCTGATCAACTTGGATAAAAGTGAGAACCTCAAGTGAAGTGCAATGTTACACTCCTTGACAAATGCAGCATTTAACTTGCTTAGACTTACTTCAAATCCACTGCAACTTGCATTGAATGAGGTAATACACTCCAGCTAGACTGTAATGACAAACATTCTACTTTGCAATCTGGAACACATAGCTTCACAGAAACTTTAAATTTATACAACGCTTACGGAAAGTGATTTCTGTATTCTTAACCCGTTCATCCTATAGGGAAGAGCTACTTTACGCCCTGTCTATTCTCAATGATGTATACCTATCGGCGGAGTTACAGATTGAATCATGACGATTTGCATATGTCTGTTTGCTTCGTTGCTACAAAGCCTAGAACTAGCTAAGAGGCAAATAGTATCACTAAATCGTTGAATAGTATCATTGAGATCATTTGAAAATCAAGCGTACCGCTTAACAGATCGTAACGGGAGCGGTGAACGGATTGGTCGATCGTACTGTCTAACACACCAGGGATTCAATACACTAAGGGACGAGCTAGTCCAGTGTGACCATTGTGGCTTCGATCTAAAAATAAGGGGGACAGCATCCGTGAAACAAGGGGCGATCGTGAAACCGAAGATACCGACAAAGCTACCGAAGTGGGCAGTCTGGCTGATTGGACTCAGCATTCTATTCGGGGGCGGATATTTCGCATACAATCAATACACATCTGCTCAAAGGCAAGATGTCCGACGACGAGTGCAAACTGTGACTGCGGAGCGCGTCGATGCTCCAATTACAATTTCTGCGAATGGAACGATTCAGCCTGCCCAATCGGTGAATGTGAGTCCTAAAAATTCTGGTGTGCTAAAGCAACTATTGGTGAAAGAAGGCGATCGAGTGACAGCAGGTCAAATTCTGGCTTACATGGATGATTCCAATTTTCAAGGACAATTGATTCAGGCACAAGCACAGGTCGCGAATGCTGAAGCAAATCTGAAGAAACTAGAATCCGGTAATCGCCCTCAAGAAATTGCTCAAGTTCAGGCACAGCTTGCAGCGTCTCAGGCGAACTTAGATAAGTTAGTCGCGGGCAATCGTCCTCAAGAAATTGCTCAAGCGCGATCGCAGTTAGCCGCAGCGGAAGCAAACTTACAACAAGCCGAATTAACCTATAACCAAAATCAAAGGTTATTTAGTTCAGGAGCATTATCACAGCGCGAATTTGATACTTCCCGAACGACATTAGCAACCGCTCGTGCTCAAGTGGAACAAGCAAAACAGGCGACGAATCTTCAGCAATCTGGAACTCGTCCAGAAGAGATAGCAGCGGCTCGTGCTCAGGTGGAGCAATTAAAACAATCTCTAAGTTTGCAGCAGGAAGGGAATCGCTCAGAGGACATCGAAGCGGCTCGTGCTCAAGTCATGAACGCTCAAGGACAATTAAAAACGGTTCAAACTCAGATTAATGACACGATTATTCGCGCTCCATTTGCGGGAGTGATTACGCGGAAATTTGCTGATCCAGGATCATTCGTGACCCCGACCACATCGAGTAGTGCTGTCTCTTCTGCGACTTCTTCTTCGATTTTGGCGTTAGCTTCGATCAATCAGGTTGTCGCAAAAGTGCCAGAAACGAGTATTTCGCGGGTGAAGATCGGGCAGCGAGTGACGATCGAAGCTGATGCGTTTCCGGGTAAATCTTTTACGGGAACCGTCGTACAAGTTGCGAAACAATCGACGGTGGATCAAAATGTCACCAATTTTGAAGTCAAAGCTTCGATCGATGATCCGCAGAACAATCTGCAAGCGGGGATGAATGCGAATGTGAAGTTCAATGTCGGTAAGCTTGATAATGCTTTGGTGATTCCAACCGTTGCGATCGTGCGTCAAGCAGAAGGCACCGGAGTATTGCTTGCAGGTGAAGGTAGACCGAGATTTCAGAAGATTACAACCGGAGCCAGCGTGGATGACAAAACAGTGATTGAGTCGGGACTAAAAGAAGGCGATCGAGTGCTGATTAGTTTCCCGCAAGGAGAGCGACCACAATCGAGAACTCCTTCTGTGTTTCCGGGTGCGCCTGGAGGCGGATCTTCTGGCGGTAATAGACGGGGAGGAGGTTAGGTGTATGGGAAAGCGATCGCATCCGATTTCACTGCTGGAAATTTTTACAATGGCAGTGGAAGCACTCTGGAGTAATCGACTCCGCACGAGTTTAACCATGTTAGGAGTCATCATTGGGATTGCTTCGGTGATTACAGTAACTTCAGTAGGGCAAGGAGTACAAAAAGCAACTGAACAACAGATTCAAGCATTAGGCACGAATGTCATGTTGGTGCTGTCGGGTGTTGCTCGATCGGGTGGCATTAGTCAAGGATCAGGATCAGCGAGTACGCTCACGCTCGAAGATGCTCAAGCGGTAGGGCGACAGGTTCCGGCGGCTGAGGGAGTAACCGCATTTTTACAACGAGGTGGGCAAGTTGTTTATAACGATCAGAACACGTCTACTTCGATTTTAGGCATTGATTTGAACTATTCGGATGTGAAAGAAATCAAACCGCAAGAAGGGCGATTTTTTACTCAAGAAGAGATGCGGAATGCAGATTCGATCGTGGTGCTGGGAAGTGCAGTACGGGATAATTTATTTTCGTCTGGAGAACCTGCGATCGGGGCAAATATTCGGATTCAAAACAATCGATATCGGGTAACTGGAGTTGCAGAACCGAAAGGCTCAGTCGGTGGACAAGATCAAGACGATCGCGTTTACATTCCTTTGACAAATATGTCTTCGCGCATTGTGGGAAATAATTCGCTCAATGGTCGGGCAATTAGTGGATTTTGGGTGAAAGCAAAAGATCAAATTCAGCTTGAAGCGGCACAGTTTCAAGTGACGAATCTTCTGAGAATTCGACATAACATTTATCCACCGAAGCCTGATGATTTTCGCATCAGCAATCAGGTTGATATTATCAATACCTTTAGTAGCGTGGTGGGATTGTTCACAATTCTAGTCAGCGCGATCGCTGGAATTTCTCTAATCGTAGGCGGAATTGGGATCGCAAACATTATGCTCGTTTCGGTGGTTGAACGAACTCGCGAAATCGGGATTAGAAAAGCGATCGGGGCAACTAACAGCGCGGTTCTTAGTCAATTTCTCACTGAAGCAATTCTCGTTTCGATGTTAGGAGGTGCGATCGGGGTTGCAGTTGGATTAGGGCTTGCGTTTGCTGCTTCTAGTGTTTTTAGCTTTCCGTTTATTGTTTCAGGATTTGCGATCGCATCAGGACTAACACTCGCTCTAGTGGTTGGCTTGATTGCGGGTGTAATTCCGGCTCGAAATGCCGCCCGACTTGATCCGATTGCAGCACTCCGGAGCGATTGAACAATGGCAACCATGATTTGGATGGAAAATGTTATCAAGACCTATCGATTAGGTGACATTGATGTTCCAGTACTCAAAGGCATTGATCTGACGATCGAGGAAGGTGAATATGTGGCGATTATGGGTATGTCTGGGTCAGGTAAATCAACTTTGATGAACATTATCGGTTGCCTCGATCGACCTTCTGACGGTCACTATGTTTTAGAAGGTCAAAATCTAACAACCTTAAATGATGATGAACTTGCTTTTATTCGCAATCAGCGAATTGGCTTTGTGTTTCAGCAGTTTAATTTACTCAATCGATCGACTGCACTTGAAAATGTAATGTTGCCGATGGTGTATGCCGGAATTCCGCGATCGCAAAGACAACATCGAGCCGCAGAAGCTCTGACTCGTGTGGGACTTGCAGAACGGTTATCAAATCGCCCGAATCAGCTCTCAGGAGGACAACAGCAGCGAGTCGCGATCGCTCGTGCATTAGTGAATCGTCCGGCACTCGTTCTAGCCGATGAACCAACCGGAGCATTGGATACTCAGACTTCACTAGAAGTGATGAGTTTGTTAACCGAGTTGAATCAGCAGGGAATTACGATCGTGATTGTGACACACGAACCGGATGTCGCGGCTCAGACTCAGCGGGTGATTCATGTCAAAGATGGGTTAGTGGTCGATCGTTAAGCGATCGGTTGTTGCTCAGCTAAAATACAGGTAATGGAGGGAAAAGTGATGATTTCAACCGAATTGATTCTAGAAGAATCGCAGCTTGAGTTTCTGAACCAGTTTCAGCAATACGGCTTCAAAGACCAACATGAGGTTGTTCGGACTGCACTGGCTCGACTGAAACAAGCATTGCAGCAAGAACGATTAATCGAGTCTGCACATTTGTATGCTGAGCTTTACGAGGAAGATTTGGAGGTGCAAGCGTTGACGGAGGCGGCATTGTCGGACTGGACAGAATGACAGTATTGCAACGCGGCATGATTGTGAATGTCAATCTAAATCCTACTAAGGGTTCTGAGACGGGGAAAACTCGCCCTTGTATTGTTGTGACGAATAACATCTATAACGCTAGAGTTCCAGTGATTCAAGTTGTTCCGATTACAGAATGGAGCGAGAAAAAAGCAAGAATTGCAACGAACGTCGAAATCGAGCCTTCAGACACAAATGGATTATCGAAAAAATCGATCGCAGATTGTTTGCAGACTCGACCGATTGATCATCGCTTCAGATTAATCAATGTTCGGGGCAATTTGGAGCCAAAACTTTTAAGTGCGATCGACGACGCTTTGAGAACGGTTTTTGCGCTGTAATGTGCGAAATCCCGTAGTCTAGAAATTGCTCGATCGCACAAGGAATTTTTCAAATGACAACGAGAACTGAAACCGATAGCATGGGCGCGATCGCGGTGGAGAGCGATCGATATTGGGGCGCTCAAACCCAGCGGTCTTTGATGTATTTCGCGATCGGACAAGATCAGATGCCGACCGAGTTGATTCGAGCCTTTGGCATTTTGAAAAAAGCAGCCGCGATCGTCAATCAACAGTTAGGAAAGTTACCACCTGAGAAAGCCACTTTGATTATTCAAGCCGCAGATGAGGTGATCGAAGGCAAGCTCAATGATCATTTTCCATTGTCTGTCTGGCAGACTGGTAGCGGCACACAGACGAATATGAATGCAAATGAAGTGATCTCAAATCGTGCGATCGAGATTGCAGGTGGCGTTTTAGGCAGCAAAGAGCCGATTCATCCGAATGATCATGTTAATCTGTCGCAGTCCTCGAATGATACTTTTCCGACTGCGATGCACATTGCAGCAGCAGAATCAATTCATCAGCGATTGTTACCGATGGTGAGAAAGCTTCGGAATGCGTTGCAGGAGAAGTCGAACGAGTTTGAAGCAATCATCAAAATCGGGCGAACTCATTTGATGGATGCTGTGCCGTTAACATTAGGGCAGGAATTTTCGGGCTATGTTGCACAGTTAGATCAAGCAATTGTTCGCATCGAAGCCACGTTACCCGGATTGTATGAGTTAGCGATCGGAGGAACGGCGGTTGGAACTGGAATTAACACACATCCAGAGTTTGCAGAGCGATCGGCAACTGAGATTTCTAGGCTCACTGAGTTGCCGTTTGTGAGTGCGCCAAATAAGTTTGCAGCACTAGCCGCGCATGATGCGATCGTGTTTACCAGTGGAGCGATTAAAACGCTGGCTTGTGCATTGATGAAGATTGCGAATGACTTACGTTGGATGGGGTCAGGACCGCGCTGTGGATTAGGTGAGTTAGTGTTACCTGCAAACGAACCTGGATCATCCATCATGCCGGGAAAAGTCAATCCAACACAGTGTGAAGCGATGACAATGGTGTGTGTGCAAGTGATGGGAAATGATAGCGCGATCGCAATTGCTGCAAGTCAGGGGAACTTTGAACTGAATGTGTTTAAGCCTGTGTTAATTCACAATTTGATTCATTCGATTCGTATTCTTTCCGATGCCTGCTCTTCGTTTACTGATCACATGGTGGTGGGCATTGCGCCGAATCGCGATCGTATCAATCAGTTTCTCGAAAATTCGTTGATGCTAGTAACAGCGCTGAATCCAAAGATTGGATACGATCGAGCTGCAAAAGTTGCTTACAAGGCGTATCAGGAGAATTCAACATTGCGACAGGCTTGTATTGAAATGGGATTTTTAACAGGTGAAGAATTCGATCAAATCGTGCGACCGGAACAGATGATTTATCCAACGTGAGATTTAATCGATCGTCGATCGTTCTAGAAATGAGGGGTTTGCACTAGGACGCGCTTTAAAGCCTTTTCTCTGCGTTGTTCACCCGCCCCGAATTCCATTTCGGGGCTAGTTGAACGAAGTCCACTGAAGGGGACTAAAAGCCAAATTCAGCATCTTCAGTCCTGAAAGGACTTCGCACTGTTAGCCCCGAATTCTATTCCGGGGCGGGCGCGAACGAAGCGAGAAGTTTTAAAGCACGCACTAGATCTGCTTTAAGACGCATCTTATCACCGCTCCAACACTTCTAAAACCGCTTTCGGTAGCAACTGATCCTTAAACCAAACAATTCGCGCTGGAGTATCTGCAATCCTGACTCCAGCTTTTTCTAAATTCAATCGCTCTGACACCGCCAGAATCAGATCATCTCTCCCCGATTGACGAACCTGAGAAAATTTCTTCCGCAAATACTCCGGTCGCCAATACCCGACAATCTCAACTAAGAAGGTTCTACCATCAGGATGAACAATCCGAAAATCTGGAATCATGACACTGCCTGGAATTGGAATTAAATCGACTTCGCGTTCTAATCGCCATTCGGTTTTTGCTTTGTTCCATCGATCGACAAATCCTTCTTCTAACAAACTATCGTAAGTCTTTCCGGGTGGATAATGGCTGATCAATCCACAATCTGAATCGATCGCAAATCTCCCCTGTCTCGTCTTGCCAGAATAGCTATCGTTAATCTGCAATTCTGCGGCTAAACTCCATCGGGTGACATGCAGCAAAGCAGGAAGTAATTTCGCGATCGCGAGTCCATAGCGCGTCGAAGGCTTAAACAAACTCGTGGGACCATCGATCGTTAAAGTAAATCCATGATCTGCATCTCCTTCGATGTAAGTCATCAACTGAAACAGTTTCATATACCGGAACAATAATTTATACTGTCCTGGATCATTACGGTGAGCATTAATCACCATGTGACTAGCACGATAAAACACCCCTTGAACTTGCGATAGATTGTAGCGATGAACCAATGCTTCAGGAGTGGGCGCTTCAAATTCAATTAGAATCTGATTCTCTGGTAAATCGGCATACAAGCCAGTTTTGACTTGTTCTGGAAACACTTCAGAATTTAATTCTTGGCTTAATTGCTCTGCAACTTGATCGATCGTATTTTGCGTTTCGATCGCACTCGGAATTTTCTGTGCAGATAGCGCAAATACTCGCTCTCTTAACATCGTTGGATCAAGCGGACTCACTGTTTCAAACGTACTAAAGGCACCGTTTAGTAAATGCGCTAAACCCCGTTTAAGTCGATAGTCTGTTTCTTCACCTTCAAGCGCTTGCAGTTGTCGATTGAGTTCGCCTTTCGTGCCATGTCTTGCTTCTTGAAATAGCGTGATTAGTTCTTCTGCGATCGCTAATATTTTCTCATCAAGCGGCAATCGTTTCGGAACAATCTCTTCCCCGTTCAAGCGATGAATGAGTAAATCAGTCGGTAACATAGATTCGCCATCCGATTAAGAATCTATCTTAACGCGACGAAACCCCAAATCCGCTGCATAATAAGCTCAAAAAGATAAATAGACGATATGCTCAAACCCCGTTGGCAACTATTTGCGATCGCAACTCTCATCACTGCTGCGATCGTTGGCTTAATTCTCTTCCTGAATCGACCACAAACTCCGATCGGCACTCAACCCCTGCTGCCTCCTAAAAATGTTCACCTCACGATGGGCATTCCCAGCGAAGCCACCTCGAATATTACCAATGCAGATGACTATCTGATTGCAGATAATGCCCGTCCTTATGTCATTTCATACAACAACAGCAAACACATCCCGAACTGGTCAAGCTGGCAACTCAACAAAAGCTGGCTTGGAACCGTTCCCCGCTCTAACGATTTTCGCCCTGACACAACTTTGCCGAAAGGCTGGTATCAAGTCAAATCGAGCGACTACAACGGCAGTGGATACGATCGCGGTCATTTAACCCCTTCTGCCGATCGCACCAAAGATGCTCAAACGAATTCTTCAACCTTTTTGATGACTAATATCGTGCCGCAGACCGCCGATAACAATCGCGACGTGTGGGAAGGTCTAGAAAGCGAATCACGCCGATTAGTCAACGCTGGAAAAGAACTCTACATCGTGGCAGGCGGATCAGGCGAAAAAGGCACGATCGGTGCTCAAAAAATCTCGATTCCTGCTTCGACCTGGAAAGTAATCGTTGTAATGGACAAGCCAAATTCAACGGCTTCAGATGTCACCGGAAAAACGCGGGTGATTGCGATCGATGTTCCGAATATCAATGGCATCAAAGACAAAACTTGGCGAGACTATCGAATCAGTGTAGATGCGTTAGAGCAAAAAACTGGCTACGACTTTCTCAGCAATGTTTCAGAGGCGATCCAACAAGCGATCGAAAGTAAAGTCGATCAAGGCTAAAAAAAAAGTTGTGTCTTCAGAGTGATGAAGCGTGAAAACGCACCCTCGTAAAATCTCCCCATACTTTGCGAAAAGGACAATCTAATCTATGCAAATTCTTAGACATCCTGAAGCGACCGATCGCTCTGATGATCCGCGCAATAAAGAGGTAATTTTCCCCGCTTACGATATTCAAAATGGCAACCTTGCAACGCCGATTAATGCGTCTCCGCTGGTGCGTTCTTATATCAATGCACTTCCAGCGTACCGGGAAGGTCTTTCCCCGTTGCGGCGTGGTCTAGAAGTTGGCTTAGCTCACGGCTACTGGATTATCGGACCGTTTGCGAAACTGGGTCCAT contains:
- the fumC gene encoding class II fumarate hydratase produces the protein MTTRTETDSMGAIAVESDRYWGAQTQRSLMYFAIGQDQMPTELIRAFGILKKAAAIVNQQLGKLPPEKATLIIQAADEVIEGKLNDHFPLSVWQTGSGTQTNMNANEVISNRAIEIAGGVLGSKEPIHPNDHVNLSQSSNDTFPTAMHIAAAESIHQRLLPMVRKLRNALQEKSNEFEAIIKIGRTHLMDAVPLTLGQEFSGYVAQLDQAIVRIEATLPGLYELAIGGTAVGTGINTHPEFAERSATEISRLTELPFVSAPNKFAALAAHDAIVFTSGAIKTLACALMKIANDLRWMGSGPRCGLGELVLPANEPGSSIMPGKVNPTQCEAMTMVCVQVMGNDSAIAIAASQGNFELNVFKPVLIHNLIHSIRILSDACSSFTDHMVVGIAPNRDRINQFLENSLMLVTALNPKIGYDRAAKVAYKAYQENSTLRQACIEMGFLTGEEFDQIVRPEQMIYPT
- a CDS encoding type II toxin-antitoxin system PemK/MazF family toxin, whose translation is MTVLQRGMIVNVNLNPTKGSETGKTRPCIVVTNNIYNARVPVIQVVPITEWSEKKARIATNVEIEPSDTNGLSKKSIADCLQTRPIDHRFRLINVRGNLEPKLLSAIDDALRTVFAL
- a CDS encoding ABC transporter ATP-binding protein, whose product is MATMIWMENVIKTYRLGDIDVPVLKGIDLTIEEGEYVAIMGMSGSGKSTLMNIIGCLDRPSDGHYVLEGQNLTTLNDDELAFIRNQRIGFVFQQFNLLNRSTALENVMLPMVYAGIPRSQRQHRAAEALTRVGLAERLSNRPNQLSGGQQQRVAIARALVNRPALVLADEPTGALDTQTSLEVMSLLTELNQQGITIVIVTHEPDVAAQTQRVIHVKDGLVVDR
- a CDS encoding DNA/RNA non-specific endonuclease; amino-acid sequence: MLKPRWQLFAIATLITAAIVGLILFLNRPQTPIGTQPLLPPKNVHLTMGIPSEATSNITNADDYLIADNARPYVISYNNSKHIPNWSSWQLNKSWLGTVPRSNDFRPDTTLPKGWYQVKSSDYNGSGYDRGHLTPSADRTKDAQTNSSTFLMTNIVPQTADNNRDVWEGLESESRRLVNAGKELYIVAGGSGEKGTIGAQKISIPASTWKVIVVMDKPNSTASDVTGKTRVIAIDVPNINGIKDKTWRDYRISVDALEQKTGYDFLSNVSEAIQQAIESKVDQG
- a CDS encoding ABC transporter permease — translated: MGKRSHPISLLEIFTMAVEALWSNRLRTSLTMLGVIIGIASVITVTSVGQGVQKATEQQIQALGTNVMLVLSGVARSGGISQGSGSASTLTLEDAQAVGRQVPAAEGVTAFLQRGGQVVYNDQNTSTSILGIDLNYSDVKEIKPQEGRFFTQEEMRNADSIVVLGSAVRDNLFSSGEPAIGANIRIQNNRYRVTGVAEPKGSVGGQDQDDRVYIPLTNMSSRIVGNNSLNGRAISGFWVKAKDQIQLEAAQFQVTNLLRIRHNIYPPKPDDFRISNQVDIINTFSSVVGLFTILVSAIAGISLIVGGIGIANIMLVSVVERTREIGIRKAIGATNSAVLSQFLTEAILVSMLGGAIGVAVGLGLAFAASSVFSFPFIVSGFAIASGLTLALVVGLIAGVIPARNAARLDPIAALRSD
- a CDS encoding DUF790 family protein; this translates as MLPTDLLIHRLNGEEIVPKRLPLDEKILAIAEELITLFQEARHGTKGELNRQLQALEGEETDYRLKRGLAHLLNGAFSTFETVSPLDPTMLRERVFALSAQKIPSAIETQNTIDQVAEQLSQELNSEVFPEQVKTGLYADLPENQILIEFEAPTPEALVHRYNLSQVQGVFYRASHMVINAHRNDPGQYKLLFRYMKLFQLMTYIEGDADHGFTLTIDGPTSLFKPSTRYGLAIAKLLPALLHVTRWSLAAELQINDSYSGKTRQGRFAIDSDCGLISHYPPGKTYDSLLEEGFVDRWNKAKTEWRLEREVDLIPIPGSVMIPDFRIVHPDGRTFLVEIVGYWRPEYLRKKFSQVRQSGRDDLILAVSERLNLEKAGVRIADTPARIVWFKDQLLPKAVLEVLER
- a CDS encoding glycosyltransferase family 2 protein — protein: MSSFTKAPQHSGILPPADSRSVTVVIPCLNEEGNLELLFSSINQAFEKLGFTLPVLLVNDGSTDNSAKILAQLAQSYSFLKVVHHPRRRGVTEVWRTALSHVETDWIFWGQADLESDPKVDLPLLLEACEPGIDGVAGWRQGRGDGKVFASTFANTACRLVFGLNIHDMNWIKLVRRDILINLPIQTVTHRYLLAVLAAKGHSITETPTPWYPRYTGDSKFGKRRLATSAIDFSRVCWWFFVQRRIQEIERYGHAIAQGIKVGFQAGKKTFYLHLDREIVREP
- a CDS encoding efflux RND transporter periplasmic adaptor subunit; protein product: MKPKIPTKLPKWAVWLIGLSILFGGGYFAYNQYTSAQRQDVRRRVQTVTAERVDAPITISANGTIQPAQSVNVSPKNSGVLKQLLVKEGDRVTAGQILAYMDDSNFQGQLIQAQAQVANAEANLKKLESGNRPQEIAQVQAQLAASQANLDKLVAGNRPQEIAQARSQLAAAEANLQQAELTYNQNQRLFSSGALSQREFDTSRTTLATARAQVEQAKQATNLQQSGTRPEEIAAARAQVEQLKQSLSLQQEGNRSEDIEAARAQVMNAQGQLKTVQTQINDTIIRAPFAGVITRKFADPGSFVTPTTSSSAVSSATSSSILALASINQVVAKVPETSISRVKIGQRVTIEADAFPGKSFTGTVVQVAKQSTVDQNVTNFEVKASIDDPQNNLQAGMNANVKFNVGKLDNALVIPTVAIVRQAEGTGVLLAGEGRPRFQKITTGASVDDKTVIESGLKEGDRVLISFPQGERPQSRTPSVFPGAPGGGSSGGNRRGGG